A region of Diceros bicornis minor isolate mBicDic1 chromosome 31, mDicBic1.mat.cur, whole genome shotgun sequence DNA encodes the following proteins:
- the LOC131395346 gene encoding putative olfactory receptor 5AK3 gives MMQANSTEVTEFFLLGFSGQHKLQYVLFIVFLVIYVISMVGNTGMILLIRTNSRFHTPMYFFLQHLAFVDVCYTSAITPKMLQNFTVENKSISFGGCVIQLLVYATFATSDCYLLAAMAVDRYVAICNPLRYPIVMSRRACMQLVVGSYVMGSINASVHTGFIFSLNFCKSNTINHFFCDIPPVITLSCSNIDINVMLIVVFVGFNLMFTVLVVIFSYMYILAAILKMSSTAGRKKALSKCASHLTTVTIFYGTLSYMYLQPYSNYFQQNMKVASIFYGIVIPMLNPLIYSLRNKEVKEALKVRGKISFRLH, from the coding sequence ATGATGCAAGCAAATAGCACTGAAGTGACTGAATTCTTTCTTCTGGGATTCAGTGGCCAACACAAGTTGCAGTATGTCCTCTTTATTGTATTTCTAGTGATCTATGTGATCTCCATGGTGGGTAATACTGGAATGATCCTACTCATCAGGACAAATTCCAGATTTCACACACCTATGTACTTTTTCCTACAACATTTGGCTTTCGTTGACGTCTGTTATACCTCTGCTATCACTCCCAAGATGTTGCAAAACTTCACAgtagaaaataaatcaatatcaTTTGGGGGCTGTGTCATACAATTATTGGTTTATGCAACATTTGCGACCAGTGACTGTTACCTCCTGGCTGCTATGGCAGTAGACCGGTATGTAGCCATCTGTAACCCACTTCGCTATCCCATAGTGATGTCTCGAAGAGCCTGCATGCAATTAGTAGTTGGTTCGTATGTCATGGGCTCAATAAATGCTTCTGTACACACAGGTTTTATATTTTCACTAAACTTCTGCAAGTCCAATACCAtcaatcactttttctgtgaTATTCCCCCAGTTATCACCCTTTCATGTTCCAACATTGACATCAACGTCATGCTAATTGTTGTATTTGTGGGATTTAACTTGATGTTCACTGTGTTGGTTGTCATCTTTTCCTACATGTATATTCTGGCTGCCATCCTAAAGATGTCTTCTACTGCTGGGAGGAAAAAAGCCTTATCCAAGTGTGCCTCCCACCTGACAACAGTCACCATTTTCTATGGAACCCTATCATACATGTACTTACAGCCTTATTCTAATTATTTCCAGCAGAATATGAAAGTGGCCTCCATATTTTATGGCATTGTGATTCCCATGCTGAACCCCCTAATCTATAGTTTGAGAAACAAGGAAGTAAAAGAAGCTCTAAAAGTGAGGGGAAAAATTTCTTTTAGATTGCACTGA